One Bythopirellula goksoeyrii genomic window, GTATCTAACAATCTCTCCATGCAGGATGTCACCAAAAGGCTGACTGCTTATTCTGCGGCGGCAGGTCTCGGGGCGTTTGCTTGTGGTGAAACCGCCGAAGCAACAGTCGTCTATACCGATGTCCCGGACATAGTGGTGAATTCGGCGAACCCCACCGGTGGCTACTACGATATGGACGGCGACACGGTCCCGGACTTTAGATTTCGGTTCCAGCCGGGTTATGCGCCAGCCGGTATTCGGTTTCAGGGATATGGGGCTTCTGATGAACTCACGAATACGAGTAAAGGCAGTGCCTACTACTTGCGCTCGTTTGAGTCAGGAGATTCGATCGGACCGGGCGCGGTACCCACTTCTACCGGATTTGGGGTTGCCTCGCCGAATGCAACCAATTTTGGAAACCCAACAGATCCCCAGTATGCGGGAATCAGATTGGATATTGCTGGCGTAACGCATTACGGCTGGGTTCGGATCAAGACTGAATATGTTGGCGGAGAGACTACCCTTACCGGCACGATCTTCGATTGGGCCTATGAGACTACGCCGGACACCGCGATAGCAGCAGGCGCGATCCCCGAGCCCACGTCACTGGCTTTACTGGCAGCTGGCGCTGGAGCACTGGCTTTTCGTCGTCGATCGGACTGAGTTGTAATAGGACGGCAAGTTCGCAACAGTTTAACGAGATACGAGGCCAGGGCAAATCTTCCTGGCCTCGTGCTGTTTTTGGTCTCGGTAATCCTAGAGATTCCGAGCAGAATTGCGGAAGAGCTTTCAAGAGGCATCAATGTTTGCGTGTCGCGTCAGATTACGCAACGGTGGTCTGGAATCTCGAAGACCAGTTTGAAAATAACAGTGATCCACCGAAATATCCTCACCGCATGACTAGACGACTTGCAAAGAAAGTTCTGCTTATAGGCTGGGACGCGGCAGACTGGGTCATGGTCCAGCCGCTCCTTGAGCAGGGCTATCTGCCGACCCTCGCACAGTTGATCGCCGAAGGCACCAGCGGCAAACTGGCGACCATTCGACCGGTTCTCTCTCCTATGTTGTGGAACTCGATTGCAACTGGCAAACGGGCCGACAAACACGGAATCTGCGGGTTTACCGAGCCTCTGCCAGATGGCAGCGGGATCCGTCCGGTCACCAGCACCAGTCGCAAAACCAAGGCAGTCTGGAACATCCTGTCACAGAACCAATTGACGAGTAATGTCGTCGGCTGGTTTGCGAGCCACCCGGCGGAACCGATCCGCGGGTGCGTCGTCACTGACCACTATGTGCACCCCACACCAAAGGGCAAAGACTTCGGCTCGCTTCCGGAAGGAGTCTGTCATCCGGAGCGTCTCCTGAGGCCGCTTGTCAACCTGAAAGTCAATCCGAAAAGCCTTGACGCGCAAGCCATTCTGCCGTTTGTTCCCCGCGCAGCTGAGGTTGACGCCTCTAAGGACGAACGCTTGGGCAGACTGGCATCGCTTCTCGCCCGCACATCGAGTATCCATGCGGCAGCCTGCGCGATAATGGTCAAAGAACCTTGGGATTTCATGGCGGTCTACTACGACGCGATTGACCAGTTTGGCCACCATTTCATGCCTTACCATCCACCCGCAATGGAAGGAGTATCTGAACATGACGCCGAAATCTACAAGGATGTGATGATCGGTTGCTATCGGTTCCACGACATGATGCTCGAGTCATTGCTCGACTATGCTGGCCGAGACACCACCGTCATACTCGTCAGCGATCATGGATTTCATAGCGGTAGTGGCCGGCAAGATATCGACGGATTCAAAGACCCTGTCAGTTGGCATCGACCCTATGGTGTAGTTTGTGTCCGCGGCCCGGAAATCAAGAGTAATAATACCATCTATGGTGCAACTCTCCTGGATGTGACGCCGACATTGTTGTCATTGTTTGGCTTGCCGATTGGCGATGACATGGACGGCCGACCGTGGCTGGAAATCTTCGATAAGGAAATCACTCCCTCACGGCTTCCCAGTTGGGACGATTTAGACGGCGACAGTGGCATGCACAGCGAAGATCGTCGCGAAGACCCAGTGGAAGCCGCCGAAGCTATTCGGCAACTCGTCGATTTGGGATACATCGATGCCCCCAGCGACGATGTTCAAAAGACTATTCAGAATACCACCGTCGATCTGAAAAGGAACTTAGCATCAGCCTTGTCGGATTGCCAGCGAATCGAAAAGGCGATTCCGTTGTGGGAAGAGCTCATCGAACTCGCTTTGGAAGATTCACCAGAGCTCGTCTCCTACTACTTGGAGTTGGCACGCTGCAACATGCAAGTGGGGCGACTTGAGAAGTGCGAAGAGATTCTCAACAAGTTGCTTGAGCATGCGCCGAATGAAACTGGCGCTCTCATGATGCACGGCCAGTTGAAACTACAATGTCGACGACCAGAGGAGGCATTAGACTACTTTCAGCGTGCAGCAGGAATCAGCACCGACTTGAAGTCTCTGCACAGTGCAATGGGACAGGCTTACGCTCAGCTTTCGAGGTGGAGCGACGCCAAACTAGAATTTCAGAAAGCGTTAGAAGCCGATGAGGAAAGTGCAGTTGCACTGAATGGGCTAGCTGGAATCGCCATTGAGCGGAGGCAGTTCTCGAAGGCAGTTGAATACGCTCTGAGAGCAGTAGGTTTGAATCATCACTTTCCGCGTGCGCACTGCAACCTGGGAATAGCTTTGGCAGAATCAGGTATGGATGAAGAAGCGATCCAGGCTTTGGAAACCACCGTGGCCATGGCACCCAAGATGCGTGTCGCATACAAATGGCTGGCCGAACTCTATTTCAAGGATGGGCGCGACCCTGAAAAAGCCCGCGGGTACGCACGTTTGGCTGGTCTTCAAGACTGTGAGTAAAGAAGATAAGTCGCAGGCGAACAGAGAAAACTCCCTGTAGTCACTGAATCTGGATAGAATAAACGATGGCCAGATCCATGCTGGATCCAGGACACACTGTTGGCGGTCTCGGTACGTGGTTCGCGAAGTAGGAGAATCTCGGTAAAAGGTTGAATGAACCCGTAAATTTTGTTAGGTTCAGTAATATGGCCTCGGTGATCTCCTAAATGCTGCTAACTTCGGGAGGTTGCTCGGCGCGTTGCGCCTTAAAGAGGACGACAATGATGAGGCTGCCAGTTTGAGAAGAGGTAAATAGCGCGATATGGTGACCACGATTGCTCTCGTTGATCGGCAACCTTCAACTGTTTCGCCGCGTCCTTGCTCCGTATCAGTGCGGATGGCACTGGTTCCAGTTCTTTTAATCCTCGCCTTCTGCACTCCAGCCGCGGCTCAGAATAATCGCGGGGTCTGGATGTGGAGCAGCCCGTCGCATCCCTACGGCGGTTCCAACGTTCTTGGCAACTCCGTGAAAGAGGCTGAGCTGATCGCTGATTTCGGGGCGTGGAATTTTGATCGCATCTACGCTAGCTACGGAGCTCAGGTATTAAACGACCCTCCGATCGTCGCAAATTGGAATGCCAGTCTCGATGACGTCGGAATGCGAAGCGAGCTACTGCTTGGGCTCGTGGACTTCAGTCCTACAAGTATCTCGAATCTGGTCCAGACGCGACTCATCGATTTTAATGATGCACGCACTGACCCGCGCGAGCATGTTGATGACGTGCATCTCGACATCGAACCGCACGGTTCGAACGCCTGGAAGAATGGCACCGGGACCGATAAACGTGATCTGCTTTACAAACTTCGTGACACTTACACAGCCGTCCGGGCGACCCTCGACCAGGGAGGCTATCCCGAAGTAAAGATCTATGCCGATTTGCCGGTGTGGTATGACAGTACCACGGCGGTTAGTTGGACGAGAGGTGATCGAACTCAGTGGTTCGCAGACATCGGGGTAGCATTGGATGGAATTACAATGATGGCCTACGAGCGGAGTACGCTCTCCTCAATCCAGAACGGAATCTCCTGGGAAGTGGCTAATTTCAACGGTGATATTCGAGTTGGTTTGAATGTTGCAGAAATTGGGCCTGGAAATACTTTCGCGGATTTCGAAGCGGTAATGACGCTCGCCAGCGAAATCGAGGCCTACTATGGAACCGACATCACGGGAGTCGATTTTCATGCCGTGATTGACTACATCGACGAGGCTCCCACGCCTACCTTCAACGCTGACTTCGATGTCGATGGTGATGTGGACGGTGCTGACTGGTTGGCCTTGCAACGTGGATTTGGAATTCTCAGCGGTGCCACCAGCAGTGATGGAGACGCCAACGGAAGTGGTTCGGTCAATGTTTCTGATCTGGTTGTGTTTCAAGAGCAGTACGGTCAGACTCTCCTGACTGCAGCGTTCGTGGTACCGGAACCTTGTGGTACCCTGCTTTCGTTAGCAGTTTTCGTGGGAGAGTTTGTATTCCGAGGCGGCCTGCTCTTCCGCACGGCCAGAATCTGCCCCACCGGAGTGAGTTTTCCGTGATTCCTCTCAAAACTGTCCTGTCGAAGCAGGGCAGCAGCGCAAGGCTATGGATTCCCACGCTGACAGCTTGGCTGGCAGTATTCTCCTCAGCAGGCCCGTCTCATTGGATTGTTGGTACCATCCAGGGTGCTCTGGAAGCACGAGTAAGTATCATCGGGTACAACAGCTACCGACCGTTGGTGCAAGAGAGCGCGACATTTTTCCGCAGCCGTCAACCGCTGTTCAGTTCGGAACAGATCATTGAGAGGTTTGCCTTCATGGAGGCAGTCGAGGAGAACAAACGACC contains:
- a CDS encoding PEP-CTERM sorting domain-containing protein (PEP-CTERM proteins occur, often in large numbers, in the proteomes of bacteria that also encode an exosortase, a predicted intramembrane cysteine proteinase. The presence of a PEP-CTERM domain at a protein's C-terminus predicts cleavage within the sorting domain, followed by covalent anchoring to some some component of the (usually Gram-negative) cell surface. Many PEP-CTERM proteins exhibit an unusual sequence composition that includes large numbers of potential glycosylation sites. Expression of one such protein has been shown restore the ability of a bacterium to form floc, a type of biofilm.), which produces MKKNNKVSNNLSMQDVTKRLTAYSAAAGLGAFACGETAEATVVYTDVPDIVVNSANPTGGYYDMDGDTVPDFRFRFQPGYAPAGIRFQGYGASDELTNTSKGSAYYLRSFESGDSIGPGAVPTSTGFGVASPNATNFGNPTDPQYAGIRLDIAGVTHYGWVRIKTEYVGGETTLTGTIFDWAYETTPDTAIAAGAIPEPTSLALLAAGAGALAFRRRSD
- a CDS encoding alkaline phosphatase family protein, which gives rise to MTRRLAKKVLLIGWDAADWVMVQPLLEQGYLPTLAQLIAEGTSGKLATIRPVLSPMLWNSIATGKRADKHGICGFTEPLPDGSGIRPVTSTSRKTKAVWNILSQNQLTSNVVGWFASHPAEPIRGCVVTDHYVHPTPKGKDFGSLPEGVCHPERLLRPLVNLKVNPKSLDAQAILPFVPRAAEVDASKDERLGRLASLLARTSSIHAAACAIMVKEPWDFMAVYYDAIDQFGHHFMPYHPPAMEGVSEHDAEIYKDVMIGCYRFHDMMLESLLDYAGRDTTVILVSDHGFHSGSGRQDIDGFKDPVSWHRPYGVVCVRGPEIKSNNTIYGATLLDVTPTLLSLFGLPIGDDMDGRPWLEIFDKEITPSRLPSWDDLDGDSGMHSEDRREDPVEAAEAIRQLVDLGYIDAPSDDVQKTIQNTTVDLKRNLASALSDCQRIEKAIPLWEELIELALEDSPELVSYYLELARCNMQVGRLEKCEEILNKLLEHAPNETGALMMHGQLKLQCRRPEEALDYFQRAAGISTDLKSLHSAMGQAYAQLSRWSDAKLEFQKALEADEESAVALNGLAGIAIERRQFSKAVEYALRAVGLNHHFPRAHCNLGIALAESGMDEEAIQALETTVAMAPKMRVAYKWLAELYFKDGRDPEKARGYARLAGLQDCE